GTTGTTGCAGCTGAAGAGCAAGCTGCAACGCTTTTTGTTCGGCAATGCGGATAAAAAGCTTTTTCAATTGAAGAAACAGTTGCTCTGCTGCTTTTTTCTCAGCAATTAATAACTGATTGCTTTTTAATTGTTGCTGCAACAGTAATGATTCATTTTCTTTTGCAGCTATTTCTTCTGCAGTAATTAATCCTGTTTGCTGAATGCGCTCTTCTAATCTGATGCGTTGTTCATTGTTCTTTTGTTCGAGCACTGATATGTTATCGTACAGCTCGAACCGCTGCAAGTGAAAAAGCTCTTTCATCATTCTCGTACGTTCAGTATCGGTGAGTTCCAGAAATTCCTGAAACTTGCCTTGCGGAATAATGATGGTGCGCCTGAAATTTTCATAGCTTAATTGCAAAATGGAAGTGATGGCTTCTACCTCAACCGGTTCCCACGCTTCGTTCACTTTCTTATAAGCTGAGCGATCAAGTGTTGCTACTTTTTCAAAATTCTTATTGTTGCGTTTTCCTTTTACCAGGAAACGGTATTCCTGTTCATCAGCACCGGTTTTAAAAATGAAATCAATAAACAGTTCTTTGGATTTCAGGTTCATCATATTATAAGCACGATCGTCCCGTTTGTTCAGCCGTTCGGTTTCACCATACAATGCAAATGAGATGGCTTCCAGAATCGTTGACTTTCCGCTGCCAACAGATCCGAAAATGCCGAAGATGCCTGCATTGGTGAGCGGTTGGAAATCGATGGTTTGTTTTTCCCGGTAGGAATAAATGCCACCAATGGTGAGACTAACAGGTATCATGAAAGTTCCTCCACTGCCAGCAGCTCTTTAAATAAATTCAGCACGTTTTCATTGGGTCGTTGTCCATGCCGGTGTTCGAAATAATCTTCAAATAATTCACTCATGGTTTTGGTGATGTCGGGACCAACCGTTAACATATTTGATGAACTGCTTTTATTCTTCACTTCAGGAATAATATTGATGATAAATGAATGAGCAGCAGACAATTGTTTTCTTTCTCCGGCAGTCAGAAAATCTTCTGTAACCATCGTGATTTCCACCAATGCTTCTGCATGATCTTTCAGCCATTCGATGGCAATAGAAATATTTTCGGCACGATAGCGCAATAAGCGTTTTCCCTTTTGCAAAGGAACGTCAGTAACTACAACCGGTTTTCCGGGCAAAGCATCAACAATCATCACATACTTCTGTTGATTCACTTCACTGAAACTGTATGCCAGCGGACTACTGCTGTAAATGACCGGACATGGAACAGGATCAATTTGTTGTTTGCGGTGTAAATGCCCAAGTGCGACATACTGCATTTGTGCAGGAATATTTTCTGAATAGATCGCCTGTGCACCGCCCAAATGTAAAATGGGTTTTTCATCTTCAGGTTCTTCAGGAGGTGTTCCGTCCTTTTTCATGAAGTAAAGATGTGCAAGCATCAAGTTTACTCCCTGTTGATCGCAATAAGTCGCGGCAAGAATTTCCCAATGCTGTTGCAGCAATGTTCGCAATGCTGCATCCTGATCTTCTGATCCGAGAAATGTTTTCAAACGCAATTCACTTGCATAGGGCGTAAGCAATAACCGAAGCGGGAAATCAATATGTGGAAGTTTCAGTTCTAAAAAACCTGTGTCACTTTTTGTTACTGCTATTCCATCCTGCAATGAAAAAGGCTTAACTATTGAATTCGGAAAACCGGCGAAGATGATCCCGCATTCGCGTGCCAATGGATCAGGTGCTTCGATGCGTTCCGGGGAATCGTGATTTCCTGCGATAGCAACTACTGCACGTGCTCCGTTGTTGGCCAATCGTTTTACGGTCCTGTAAAATAATTCAACGGCTTCTGTGGAAGGATTGAAGGTATCGAAGAGATCACCGGCAATCAAAACTGCATCTACCTGTTGTTCTTGTGCAATATTGCAGATCTCTTCGAGCACTTCTTCCTGTTCCGCTAAGCGGGAAAAATTTTCAAGACGTTTGCCAAGGTGCCAGTCAGCAGTATGAAGGATGCGCATGTAAGGTTGGTGCTGTAGAATATACAATTTGAAGATACTGCATTTTATTGTTTGCGGTCGAGGTAAAATGGACTTGCCTGCGCAGTAGGAGAAATCTGCAATTCATTGATGCAAACATGAGGTGGTAAGGTTGCGCAATAAAAAACCACGTTTGCGATATCTTCTGCTATCAATGGCTGATAGCCATTGTACACAGCTTTTGCTCTTTCGTTATCTCCCTTGAAACGTACATTTGAAAATTCCGTTTCCACTGCGCCCGGATGAATGGTGGTTACTTTTATGCGATGTTTGAGCAAATCAATACGCATGCTTTGAGAAAGTGCATCTACAGCAAATTTGGAAGCGCAGTACACGTTTCCTTTTTCATAAACATGTTTAGCGGCAAGCGAACCCATGTTAAAAATATGTCCCTGTTGCTTTGCAATCAGGAACGGAACAATTGCTTTTGTTACGTACAACAATCCTTTCACATTCGTGTCAATCATCTGATCCCAGTCGTCGGTGTTGCCATCCTGAATTAAATCCAATCCTGCTGCAAGTCCGGCATTATTGACGAGAATGGAAATTTCATTTTTCCATCCATCAGGCATTGATGTAACAGCATTGGTTACTGCCTCCTTGTCGCATACATCGAAATTTAAGGAAAGCACTTCAGCATTGAATTCATTTCTTAATTCATCAGCGACTTCTCTTAGTCGTTCGGTTCTGCGTCCGGTGATGATGATGCGATATTTGTTTTTTGCAAAAATGCGGGCAATGGCGTGGCCGAATCCTGAGGTGCCGCCGGTGATGAAAATGGTGTTGGACATGATTTTATTTGGGTTGGGATTGTTGCGTTATGTTACGATAATTTCGCCCTTACAGGTCTTTGTGATCGTTTCCTTCTTCATGTTTCTACCATAATGTTGCCATGATGGGGCTTTGTTGTTCTTCTGATTTTGTTTCTACCATACAATCACCCCGCCGGGGTTATATTAACTGGTTGATTCATTCCTCATAATGCCATTTTTGTTGTAAGACCCAGCGGGGAGAAATTATGGTAGAAATTAAATTAAAACAGAAAGGAAGCCCTGTAAGGGCGGCATTATCATTCATCATTGAAGAGCTACCATTCAAAATTATTTCATTTCATCTTTAATCACCTGCGTTACCAGCTCCGCCCAGGCCGCATACATTTTCCCGGAAGGATGTAAGCCATCATCAGCTATCAAGGAAGAGTCATTCATTCCCTTTCTTGAAATAGCAGTGATGTCAAGATAATGGACGCCTCGCTTTTCACTTTCTTCTTTATTGATGTCATTAAATTGGTCTATTT
The genomic region above belongs to Chitinophagaceae bacterium and contains:
- a CDS encoding SDR family NAD(P)-dependent oxidoreductase — translated: MSNTIFITGGTSGFGHAIARIFAKNKYRIIITGRRTERLREVADELRNEFNAEVLSLNFDVCDKEAVTNAVTSMPDGWKNEISILVNNAGLAAGLDLIQDGNTDDWDQMIDTNVKGLLYVTKAIVPFLIAKQQGHIFNMGSLAAKHVYEKGNVYCASKFAVDALSQSMRIDLLKHRIKVTTIHPGAVETEFSNVRFKGDNERAKAVYNGYQPLIAEDIANVVFYCATLPPHVCINELQISPTAQASPFYLDRKQ
- the sbcD gene encoding exonuclease subunit SbcD; the encoded protein is MRILHTADWHLGKRLENFSRLAEQEEVLEEICNIAQEQQVDAVLIAGDLFDTFNPSTEAVELFYRTVKRLANNGARAVVAIAGNHDSPERIEAPDPLARECGIIFAGFPNSIVKPFSLQDGIAVTKSDTGFLELKLPHIDFPLRLLLTPYASELRLKTFLGSEDQDAALRTLLQQHWEILAATYCDQQGVNLMLAHLYFMKKDGTPPEEPEDEKPILHLGGAQAIYSENIPAQMQYVALGHLHRKQQIDPVPCPVIYSSSPLAYSFSEVNQQKYVMIVDALPGKPVVVTDVPLQKGKRLLRYRAENISIAIEWLKDHAEALVEITMVTEDFLTAGERKQLSAAHSFIINIIPEVKNKSSSSNMLTVGPDITKTMSELFEDYFEHRHGQRPNENVLNLFKELLAVEELS